A stretch of the Terriglobales bacterium genome encodes the following:
- a CDS encoding ATP-binding cassette domain-containing protein, which produces MSLTAPIPGNLAAQDTQHVAIVFEDVALAFDDIVVLDGISFELKRGETKAIFGVAGSGKTTLLKLALGLIKPDRGHIWVLGHDVTEMREEDLFDLRRKVGMVFQESALFDSMTVRDNVAFRLIEEGGIADDEIDNRVREVLRFVELEHTMKMLPSELSGGMRRRVSIARAIISQPEAILYDSPTGGLDPITSTTIVELIVKQRDVYRTSSLLVTHRLQDAFVMATSYYDTQANEMKTIQAGQNIDVRTSFLILRDGKIIFDGDAAELAATRDEYIKEYIA; this is translated from the coding sequence GTGTCGCTCACCGCGCCCATTCCCGGCAACCTGGCTGCGCAGGACACGCAGCACGTCGCCATCGTGTTCGAAGACGTCGCGCTCGCCTTCGACGACATCGTGGTGCTCGACGGCATCTCGTTCGAGCTCAAGCGGGGCGAGACCAAGGCCATCTTCGGCGTCGCGGGCTCGGGCAAGACCACGCTGCTCAAGCTGGCGCTCGGCCTGATCAAGCCCGACCGCGGGCACATCTGGGTGCTGGGCCACGACGTCACCGAGATGCGCGAAGAGGACCTGTTCGACCTGCGCCGCAAGGTCGGCATGGTGTTCCAGGAAAGCGCGTTGTTCGACTCGATGACCGTGCGCGACAACGTGGCGTTCCGCCTGATCGAGGAGGGCGGCATCGCGGACGACGAGATCGACAACCGCGTGCGCGAGGTGCTGCGCTTCGTGGAGCTCGAGCACACCATGAAGATGCTGCCTTCGGAGCTCTCCGGCGGCATGCGGCGGCGCGTCTCCATCGCGCGCGCCATCATCTCGCAGCCGGAGGCGATCCTCTACGACTCGCCCACCGGCGGCCTCGACCCCATCACCTCCACCACCATCGTGGAGCTGATCGTGAAGCAGCGCGACGTCTACCGCACCAGCTCCCTGCTCGTCACCCACCGCCTGCAAGACGCCTTCGTGATGGCCACCAGCTACTACGACACCCAGGCCAACGAGATGAAGACCATCCAGGCGGGGCAGAACATCGACGTCCGCACCAGCTTCCTCATCCTGCGCGACGGCAAGATCATCTTCGACGGCGACGCCGCCGAGCTGGCCGCGACCCGGGATGAGTACATCAAGGAGTACATCGCGTAG
- the topA gene encoding type I DNA topoisomerase encodes MAKALVIVESPAKAKTINKYLGREFDVEASLGHVKDLPKKTLGVDVENDFETEYIVIPGKEKVLGKLKKLAKSASAIYLAPDPDREGEAIAAHLAEELTDGAGKKKKKNGIPVHRVTFNEITKKAVQEAFQHPREIDQHLVDAQQTRRVLDRLVGYQISPLLWDKVRRGISAGRVQTVALRLIVERDRDIKAFQKVEYWTLDAHLHAAKPPLFDASFVGANPDKNEIPNEERARQIQADLENASWVVRNVEKKERRRSAAPPFTTSKFQQDASRKLRFSVKRAMMIAQRLYEGIDLGDEGSVGLITYMRTDSTRVSNDALGEVREYIASNFGENFLPESPNFFKSKKGAQEAHEAIRPTSAMRPPDSIKRYLQEDEFKVYKLIWQRFIASQMTPAVFDQTSVDIDATAKSSKTYPFRVTGSVLKFEGFLKVYEESHEGKTEEDEELRHKLPPLEPGQKLELKGLKPEQHFTEPPPRYNEASLVKELEERGIGRPSTYAAIISTIQDRGYVQKFGGKFAPTEIGFVVTDLLVANFPDIFDLQYTARLEEELDEIEEGKEKWTDALAEFYKKFAKDLRYAEKHMENIKRMEKPTEEKCERCGSPLVIKWGKHGSFFACSAYAKDDPNSCTFTKENPIDLPDLDSADMQETSQEEYCENCGRLMVLKRGRFGQFMACTGYPECKTTRRLDQQKKVPDIPLDEKCPQCGRGMILRHGRYGEFVSCSGYPDCKYIKQNFIGVKCPKCKTGEIVEKKARRRGNLFYGCANYPKCDFTSNWKPVDEKCPQCGSPYLVEKRLKSGTVLACPNNKRTGADEDETPKRKKKRSADEAEESVKCDYSRPVPEPAPV; translated from the coding sequence TTGGCCAAAGCACTCGTGATCGTCGAATCGCCGGCCAAGGCGAAGACGATCAACAAATATCTCGGTCGCGAGTTCGACGTCGAAGCCTCGCTCGGGCACGTGAAAGACTTGCCCAAGAAGACGCTCGGCGTCGACGTCGAGAACGATTTCGAGACCGAATACATCGTCATCCCGGGCAAGGAGAAGGTCCTCGGCAAGCTGAAGAAGCTGGCCAAGTCGGCGTCCGCCATCTATCTGGCGCCCGACCCGGACCGCGAAGGCGAGGCCATCGCCGCGCACCTGGCGGAAGAGCTGACCGACGGCGCGGGCAAGAAGAAAAAGAAGAACGGCATCCCCGTCCACCGCGTCACCTTCAACGAGATCACGAAGAAGGCGGTTCAGGAAGCCTTCCAGCATCCGCGCGAGATCGACCAGCACCTGGTCGACGCGCAGCAGACCCGCCGCGTGCTCGACCGGCTGGTCGGCTACCAGATCTCGCCGCTGCTGTGGGACAAGGTGCGGCGCGGCATCTCCGCCGGCCGCGTGCAGACGGTCGCGCTGCGGCTCATCGTCGAGCGCGACCGCGACATCAAGGCCTTCCAGAAGGTCGAGTACTGGACGCTGGACGCGCACTTGCACGCCGCCAAGCCGCCGCTGTTCGACGCCAGCTTCGTGGGCGCGAATCCCGACAAGAACGAGATCCCGAACGAGGAGCGTGCCAGGCAGATCCAGGCCGACCTGGAGAACGCCTCCTGGGTCGTCCGCAACGTAGAGAAGAAGGAGCGCCGCCGCTCGGCCGCGCCGCCCTTCACCACTTCCAAGTTCCAGCAGGACGCCTCGCGCAAGCTGCGCTTCAGCGTGAAGCGCGCCATGATGATCGCGCAGCGTCTGTATGAAGGCATCGACCTGGGCGACGAAGGCTCGGTCGGCCTCATCACCTACATGCGCACCGACTCCACGCGCGTCTCCAACGACGCGCTCGGCGAGGTGCGCGAGTACATCGCGTCGAACTTCGGCGAGAACTTCCTGCCCGAGTCGCCCAACTTCTTCAAGTCGAAGAAGGGCGCGCAGGAGGCGCACGAGGCCATCCGCCCGACCTCCGCGATGCGCCCCCCGGATTCCATCAAGCGCTACCTGCAGGAAGACGAGTTCAAGGTCTACAAGCTCATCTGGCAGCGCTTCATCGCGTCCCAGATGACGCCCGCCGTCTTCGACCAGACCTCGGTCGACATCGACGCCACCGCGAAGAGCAGCAAGACCTATCCCTTCCGCGTCACCGGTTCGGTCCTGAAGTTCGAAGGCTTCCTCAAGGTCTACGAGGAGTCGCATGAAGGCAAGACCGAGGAAGACGAGGAGCTGCGCCACAAGCTGCCGCCGCTCGAGCCGGGCCAGAAGCTCGAGCTCAAGGGCCTGAAGCCGGAGCAGCACTTCACCGAGCCGCCGCCGCGCTACAACGAGGCGTCGCTCGTGAAAGAGCTGGAGGAGCGGGGCATCGGGCGGCCGTCCACCTACGCGGCCATCATCTCGACCATCCAGGACCGCGGCTACGTGCAGAAGTTCGGCGGCAAGTTCGCGCCCACCGAGATCGGGTTCGTCGTCACCGACCTGCTGGTCGCCAATTTCCCCGACATCTTCGACCTGCAATACACCGCGCGCCTCGAGGAAGAGCTCGACGAGATCGAAGAGGGCAAGGAGAAGTGGACCGACGCGCTCGCCGAGTTCTACAAGAAGTTCGCGAAGGACCTCCGCTACGCCGAGAAGCACATGGAGAACATCAAGCGGATGGAGAAGCCCACGGAGGAGAAGTGCGAGCGTTGCGGCTCGCCGCTCGTCATCAAGTGGGGCAAGCACGGCTCCTTCTTCGCGTGCAGCGCGTATGCCAAGGACGATCCCAACTCCTGCACCTTCACCAAGGAGAACCCGATCGACCTCCCCGACCTCGATTCGGCCGACATGCAGGAGACCTCGCAGGAGGAATACTGCGAGAACTGCGGCCGCTTGATGGTCCTGAAGCGCGGGCGCTTCGGCCAGTTCATGGCCTGCACCGGTTATCCCGAGTGCAAGACCACGCGCCGCCTCGACCAGCAGAAGAAGGTCCCCGACATCCCGCTCGACGAGAAGTGCCCGCAATGCGGACGCGGCATGATCCTGCGCCACGGGCGCTACGGCGAGTTCGTCTCCTGCTCCGGCTACCCGGACTGCAAGTACATCAAGCAGAACTTCATCGGGGTGAAGTGCCCGAAGTGCAAGACGGGCGAGATCGTGGAGAAGAAGGCGCGCCGCCGCGGCAACCTCTTTTATGGCTGCGCGAACTACCCGAAGTGCGACTTCACCTCGAACTGGAAGCCGGTCGACGAGAAGTGCCCGCAGTGCGGCAGCCCGTATCTTGTTGAAAAGAGACTAAAAAGCGGCACGGTCCTCGCCTGCCCCAACAACAAGCGCACGGGCGCCGACGAGGACGAGACTCCGAAGCGGAAAAAGAAGAGATCCGCCGACGAGGCAGAGGAATCCGTGAAATGCGATTATTCCCGTCCGGTCCCGGAACCGGCTCCGGTATAG
- a CDS encoding energy transducer TonB: MCPHEMVPRYWLQPVYPRDAVKKNFGGKVRLEALVAADGHVKKVVTLSGDEDLADAADDALKEWKFQPCIVDGAAREVAAAMEFDFHAETWHVTYSATLPPFPKDPNHREQALRRVRVNPGVTSGNVRYRPKPGYPLKADLLRIQGAVLLRIVIGRDGGVEVLEVESGPPELAEEAVHSVRQWRYRPYLLNGEPVEVETAVTIRFRIQD, from the coding sequence GTGTGTCCGCACGAGATGGTGCCGCGGTACTGGCTCCAGCCCGTCTATCCCAGAGACGCGGTGAAGAAGAACTTCGGCGGCAAAGTGCGGCTGGAAGCGCTGGTCGCCGCCGACGGGCACGTGAAGAAAGTCGTCACGCTCTCCGGCGACGAGGATCTGGCAGACGCGGCGGACGACGCGCTGAAGGAATGGAAGTTCCAGCCGTGCATCGTGGATGGCGCCGCCCGCGAGGTGGCGGCGGCCATGGAGTTCGATTTTCACGCCGAAACCTGGCACGTGACCTACTCGGCGACGCTGCCGCCCTTCCCCAAGGACCCGAACCATCGGGAGCAGGCGCTGCGACGAGTGCGTGTGAATCCGGGAGTGACTTCGGGCAACGTGCGTTACCGTCCGAAACCGGGATATCCGCTCAAGGCGGACCTGCTTCGCATTCAGGGCGCCGTTCTACTTCGGATCGTCATCGGCAGAGATGGTGGGGTCGAGGTTCTCGAAGTGGAGAGCGGTCCGCCCGAACTGGCGGAGGAAGCGGTCCATTCCGTGCGCCAATGGCGCTACAGACCTTATCTCCTCAACGGCGAGCCGGTCGAGGTTGAAACGGCCGTTACGATCCGCTTCCGGATCCAGGATTGA
- a CDS encoding ABC transporter permease, with the protein MELISPVDFAKQTVLAVQDYSQLAWRSVSNVFRKPRYVADTLQQMDLIGVGSLPIVVLTGFFTGAVLALQGSNTLQRFGSLSLIGQLVSISMVRELGPVLTSLMVAGRNSSGMASELGSMKVTEQIDAMRALGTDPSKKLVTPRVVSTVSMLFFLTVISDLVGLAGGAMVSTLMLGLNSYEYWNKAWQSLVWQDVAMGLTKPIIFGFIVATVGCYYGMATKGGTQGVGRSTTQAVVAASVLILVVDFFWTRLLMTMLGGG; encoded by the coding sequence ATGGAACTCATTTCCCCGGTCGATTTCGCCAAGCAGACCGTATTGGCGGTGCAGGACTATTCCCAGCTCGCCTGGCGGTCGGTGTCGAACGTCTTCCGCAAGCCGCGCTACGTCGCGGACACCCTGCAGCAGATGGACTTGATCGGCGTGGGCTCGCTGCCCATCGTGGTGCTGACGGGCTTCTTCACCGGCGCGGTGCTGGCGCTGCAAGGCTCGAACACGCTGCAGCGCTTCGGATCGCTCTCGCTCATCGGGCAGCTGGTGTCGATCTCGATGGTGCGTGAGCTGGGCCCGGTGCTGACCAGCCTGATGGTCGCCGGCCGCAACTCCAGCGGCATGGCTTCGGAACTCGGCTCCATGAAGGTGACCGAGCAGATCGACGCCATGCGCGCGCTCGGCACCGACCCGTCGAAGAAGCTGGTGACGCCGCGCGTGGTCTCCACCGTGAGCATGCTGTTCTTCCTCACCGTCATCTCGGACCTGGTCGGCCTGGCGGGCGGCGCCATGGTCTCCACCCTGATGCTGGGGCTGAACTCCTACGAGTACTGGAACAAGGCGTGGCAGTCGCTGGTGTGGCAGGACGTGGCGATGGGCCTGACCAAGCCCATCATCTTCGGCTTCATCGTGGCGACGGTGGGCTGCTACTACGGCATGGCCACCAAGGGCGGCACGCAGGGCGTGGGCCGCTCGACCACGCAGGCGGTGGTGGCGGCCTCGGTGCTCATCCTGGTCGTCGACTTCTTCTGGACGCGCCTGCTCATGACCATGCTCGGCGGCGGTTAA